The genomic region CCATAATCATCGAATTCCAAAATGTTGTTTGTCCCCATATAGTAATTGTCATGGATGATGGTGGCTACCAAATCCTTGTCCACATAATTATCGCAGGAAGCCCTAATGTTTTTAATAGTTTCATTAATTCTCATTACAAAAAGCCTCGTATTTTTCATATATTGAAAGCATATGTTCAAGTTTATAAATTTCATTGATTCCATCTATACTTTCATGATTTAGTTTGATTTTTTTGATATATTAATTGAAGTTATTTTTGAAAGATTTGATTTTTAATGACGGAAAATATGGATTGATTTTCAAAAATGTAATCTCCAACATATAACTTGTCCGGGTTTTCGGGAATTGCTGATGGAGGATAGAAATCATTATTAAAATAGAAATAATTAACAAATTCGGAAGTGTTCAAACCGACATTATGGCCGTTATCATTAGTCACATAAATATTTACACCATATTTTTTCCCATTATCAGTATCCTGCAACTTATAATCATAGGAATAAAGATTACGTCTATTTGTACCTGAATCCTCATAAGAACAGATTTTAACGATAGCATCAACAGGGTCGGTTGCATAATCAGTATAGTTTCCTCCCCTAAAGCCGTAATACTCATTAGGAATAACTAAAAATTCACCAGTGTTTAACTTACCCACCAAAACAGTTTCATTATAAATCACACCGTATTTTCCATCAGGTGCCTTGATGAAAAAATGACCATAACCGTATTTGTTAAAGATTTTTTGAATCTTGCTAAGGGAATCTGATGAAATATTTTTGGAAGCAAGCATTTCACAAGCAATATTCTCTATATCTCTGGTTTCAGTGTCATTTGAAGAATCTCCACCATGGCTTGCAATCCATCCATCTTCAGTAATCATTGCATGAATGAAATGAGAATCGGGGGTGTCTATCTCCTGTACAATAATTTCCTGATTATTCAATTTATCATTATGTATAAGCACACCGTCATCACTGAATTCAGCATCTTGTCTAAAAGCGAAAACGGTTTCATCTTTTTCCTGAATAGCAAATGAACAGCATTGAAAATGTGATTCATTGAAATCTGAATCGAAATCAGTTTCACTTACATCACTTGCACATATTACAGCGCCAGACAGACAAACAATCAAGCACACGAACAGGAATATTTTCTTGAGATTCATATTATGCCACAACTTATTTCACTAATATGTATTTTATTTAATTTGTAATATAACTTTTCCTAAAATTAAAAATGCTTTCCAAAAATCAATGCTAAAATCAAGAAAATGAACATTCAAGACCAAACAGAGTGCTTCAAAAGGAATATATTGCAGAGAACCAATTTTGAATGACAATCAAAAAAGGATTTAGAAAATCAACAAAGTTTTTGAATGAGTCTTTTTAAACTCATCATAAAATATTAAATTATATATTATACAAATATATTAATATCTAAAATTTTAAAAATTTTTGAGGATTGAAAAAGATGATTTATTCGACTGAAATTGAGAATATGTGTCCTGTTCGCAAAGGTGCAAATCACGGACCAGCTCCAATTCCTGAAGAAGGTAAATGGGTAAAAGCAAAAGAAGTATCAGATATTTCAGGCTTTACTCATGGTATTGGCTGGTGCGCACCACAACAAGGATGCTGTAAATTAACTTTAAATGTTAAAGATGGTATAATTGAAGAAGCTCTTGTTGAAACTTTAGGATGTTCTGGAATGACACATTCTGCAGCAATGGCTGGTGAAATATTGGTTGGAAAAACTATTTTGGAAGCATTAAATACTGATCTTGTTTGTGATGCGATAAATACTGCAATGCGTGAATTATTCTTACAAATTGTTTATGGAAGAACCCAATCTGCATTTTCAGAAGGAGGACTTCAAATTGGTGCTGGACTTGAAGATTTGGGAAAAGGTCACAGAAGCCAAGTAGGAACAATATTTTCCACAAAAGAAAAAGGACCAAGGTATTTGGAATTGACTGAAGGTTACATTACTGAAATTGGCCTTGATGAAGATGATGAAATAATCGGTTATAAATATATTAACCTGGGTGTCATGCTAGACCAAATCAAAGATGGTGTTGACCCATTGGAAGCTATTGAAAAGGCAACCGGTCAATATGGAAGATTTGATGACGCAGCCAAAAAAATAGATCCAAGAAAGGAGTGATTACAATGAGTTTATTTGAAAGTTATGAAAGAAGAATTGATCAAATCATTCCTGTTTTAGAAAAATATGATATTAAAGATATGGAAGAAGCAAAACAAATCTGTTTGGATAAGGGATTCGACCCTTATGAAATTGTCAAAGGCGTTCAGCCAATTTGTTTTGAAAATGCCTGCTGGGCATATACTCTTGGTGCTGCAATTGCTGTAAAACAAGGCTGTACCAAAGCATCAGATGCTGCTAAGGCCATAGGTGAAGGATTACAAGCATTCTGTATTCCTGGAAGTGTTGCAGATGATAGAAAAGTAGGTTTAGGTCATGGAAACTTGGCTTCAATGCTTTTAAGTGATGAAAGTGAATGTTTTGCATTTCTTGCAGGTCATGAAAGTTTTGCAGCGGCAGAAGGAGCTATTGGAATTGCAAACTCTGCAAATGAAGTACGTGAAAAACCATTAAGAGTTATCTTAAACGGTCTTGGAAAGGATGCTGCATTAATCATTTCAAGAATCAATGGATTCACTTATGTTCAAACTGAATTTGATTACTTCACTGGAGAAGTTAAAGTAGTTCGAGAAAAAGCATACTCTGATGGTGAAAGGTCAAAAGTAAGATGTTATGGTGCTGATGATGTAAGGGAAGGCGTTGCTATTATGCATCTGGAAGGTGTTGATGTGTCAATCACTGGTAACTCAACAAACCCAACCCGTTTCCAGCATCCTGTAGCAGGAACATACAAAAAGGAATGCATTGAACAAGGTAAAAAATACTTCTCTGTTGCATCCGGTGGTGGAACAGGCAGAACATTGCATCCGGATAACATGGCTGCAGGTCCTGCTTCTTATGGTATGACTGACACCATGGGAAGAATGCATTCTGATGCTCAATTTGCGGGCTCATCATCTGTACCAGCTCACGTGGAAATGATGGGATTGATTGGTATGGGTAATAACCCAATGGTTGGTGCTAGTGTTGCTGTAGCTGTAGCTGTTGAAAAAGCAATGAAAAAATAAGAGTTTATCTCTTATTTATCTTTTTTTTATGATTTTTAAAACTGAAAATCTAATTTTAAGGCCTTGGGAAGAAGGCGATGCTGAAAATTTATATCACTTTGCAAAAAATCCTAAAATCGGTCCGATAGCAGGTTGGCCACCACATGAAAGTATTGAACATAGTTTGACCATTATCAATACAGTTTTCAATAAAAAGGAAACTTATGCCATAACATTCAATGAAATTCCAATCGGTTGTGTTGGTCTTTTGATTCATCCTGATGGAAATCATTATTGGGGTGATGGATCAGCTGAACTTGGATACTGGATAG from uncultured Methanobrevibacter sp. harbors:
- a CDS encoding iron-sulfur cluster assembly scaffold protein; this encodes MIYSTEIENMCPVRKGANHGPAPIPEEGKWVKAKEVSDISGFTHGIGWCAPQQGCCKLTLNVKDGIIEEALVETLGCSGMTHSAAMAGEILVGKTILEALNTDLVCDAINTAMRELFLQIVYGRTQSAFSEGGLQIGAGLEDLGKGHRSQVGTIFSTKEKGPRYLELTEGYITEIGLDEDDEIIGYKYINLGVMLDQIKDGVDPLEAIEKATGQYGRFDDAAKKIDPRKE
- a CDS encoding GGGtGRT protein, which produces MSLFESYERRIDQIIPVLEKYDIKDMEEAKQICLDKGFDPYEIVKGVQPICFENACWAYTLGAAIAVKQGCTKASDAAKAIGEGLQAFCIPGSVADDRKVGLGHGNLASMLLSDESECFAFLAGHESFAAAEGAIGIANSANEVREKPLRVILNGLGKDAALIISRINGFTYVQTEFDYFTGEVKVVREKAYSDGERSKVRCYGADDVREGVAIMHLEGVDVSITGNSTNPTRFQHPVAGTYKKECIEQGKKYFSVASGGGTGRTLHPDNMAAGPASYGMTDTMGRMHSDAQFAGSSSVPAHVEMMGLIGMGNNPMVGASVAVAVAVEKAMKK
- a CDS encoding GNAT family N-acetyltransferase, with product MIFKTENLILRPWEEGDAENLYHFAKNPKIGPIAGWPPHESIEHSLTIINTVFNKKETYAITFNEIPIGCVGLLIHPDGNHYWGDGSAELGYWIAEPYWGKGLVVEASKVIIRHAFDDLDIKQIYATYRIENTQSKRVLEKLGFRYYTELDNVNYLGETFREVAMVMEK